From Erigeron canadensis isolate Cc75 chromosome 8, C_canadensis_v1, whole genome shotgun sequence, one genomic window encodes:
- the LOC122609710 gene encoding CDP-diacylglycerol--serine O-phosphatidyltransferase 1-like: MECNERKRGRRKDYVAQQSYDDELDPWTAWAYKPRTITLLFIGSCFLIWASGALDPKSNSSDDIVTSVKRGIWAMIAVFFSYCLLQAPSTLLVRPHPAIWRLVHGMAVIYLVALTFLLFQNRDDARQFMKYLHPNLGVELPERSYGADCRIYVPDNPSNRFINVYETLFDEFVPAHLFGWWGKAIMIRNQPLLWVLSIGFELMELSFRHMLPNFNECWWDSIILDILICNWLGIKGGMLTVRYFDGKTYEWVGISRQPNILSKVKRTLSQFTPAHWDKDEWHPFLGPWRFIQVLFLCIVFLTVELNTFFLKFCLWIPSRNPVIVYRLILWWLIAIPTVREYNSYLQDRKPVKKVGAFCWLSVAICIIELLICIKFGHGLFPTPMPRWLVILWSSVGVSLLAFLILWTWQFQRTLSRKRL; encoded by the exons atgGAGTGTAATGAACGTAAGAGAGGAAGGAGAAAAGACTATGTAGCTCAGCAGagttatgatgatgaattggaCCCATGGACCGCTTGGGCTTACAAACCTCGTACCATTACGTTGTTATTTATAGGCTCATGCTTTTTGAT TTGGGCAAGTGGAGCTCTTGATCCCAAAAGCAATTCATCAGATGATATAGTAACATCTGTCAAAAG GGGCATATGGGCAATGATTGCAGTTTTTTTTAGTTACTGCTTGCTTCAAGCTCCATCAAC GTTACTAGTTAGGCCACATCCTGCAATCTGGCGCCTAGTTCATGGCATGGCCGTTATCTACCTTGTTGCTTTGACATTTTTGCTATTTCAG AATCGTGATGATGCTAGGCAGTTTATGAAGTATCTCCATCCTAATCTTGGTGTTG AACTTCCTGAAAGATCATATGGTGCTGATTGCCGAATCTATGTACCCGACAATCCCAGTAACAGGTTTATAAATGTTTAT GAAACactttttgatgaatttgttcCGGCTCATTTGTTTGGGTGGTGGGGAAAGGCAATCATGATTCGCAATCAACCCCTTTTGTGGGTGTTGTCGATAGGATTTGAGTTAATGGAG CTCTCTTTTCGCCATATGTTGCCGAACTTTAATGAGTGCTGGTGGGACAGCATTATTCTTGATATTTTAATCTGCAATTGGTTAG GTATCAAGGGAGGAATGCTTACTGTTCGTTATTTTGATGGCAAAACGTATGAGTGGGTTGGAATAAGCCGTCAACCAAACATTTTGAGTAAA GTAAAACGAACATTAAGTCAATTTACTCCAGCTCATTGGGACAAAGATGAATGGCACCCATTCCTTGGCCCATGGCGGTTCATCCAAGTCCTATTTCTTTGTATTGTATTCTTAACCGTTGAGCTCAATaccttttttcttaaattttgccTCTGGATTCCTTCACGAAACCCAGTAATTGTTTATCGATTGATACTATGGTGGCTTATTGCCATTCCTACAGTTCGGGAGTACAATTCTTACCTACAAGACCG AAAACCCGTGAAAAAGGTTGGAGCTTTTTGTTGGCTTTCTGTTGCAATCTGCATCATCGAACTCCTTATTTGCATCAAATTTGGGCATG GTCTGTTTCCAACTCCGATGCCCAGATGGCTAGTAATTTTGTGGTCATCCGTTGGTGTCAGCCTTCTTGCATTCTTGATCTTGTGGACATGGCAATTTCAAAGAACTTTAAGCAGAAAGCGCCTATGA
- the LOC122609711 gene encoding palmitoyl-acyl carrier protein thioesterase, chloroplastic-like, whose protein sequence is MTTSFMSYVPCLKTSTLGGGGGDGNDSWWGWRSIKICGASATTKVGRITMTVTRVAGVNGKALVERTMIPTKKQFVDPFRQGVIILDGVGYRQTVVIRSYEVGTDKTATPQSIFNLLQETALNHVWMSGLLGDGFGATHGMMKNDLIWVVSRMQAQIDQYPIWGEILEIDTWVGASGKNGMRRDWEIRSHTTGIVFARATSTWVMMNQKTRKLSKMPDVVRGEISPWFIEKQAIKEESPEKIDKLDDNAKYATSGLQPKRSDLDMNKHVNNVKYIGWMLETIPEEYLENYHLSNIILEYRRECGSSDVVQSLCEPEEVGIIKDGVQDNENRNVMDRCSNGVEGLLNCLMNEGTIRFTHLVKEEGTCQEIIRGKTTWKKRINLHSFSG, encoded by the exons ATGACCACTTCTTTTATGTCCTATGTACCCTGTCTCAAAACAAGTACATtgggtggtggcggtggtgatggCAATGACAGTTGGTGGGGGTGGCGTTCAATCAAGATTTGTGGAGCGTCCGCCACCACAAAGGTTGGCCGAATCACAATGACAGTCACCCGGGTGGCAGGTGTAAATGGAAAGGCATTAGTGGAAAGGACGATGATCCCAACTAAAAAGCAATTTGTTGACCCTTTTCGACAAGGGGTTATCATCTTGGATGGTGTTGGATATAGACAGACAGTCGTGATTCGGTCATATGAAGTTGGAACGGATAAAACAGCAACTCCTCAAAGCATTTTTAACCTTCTACAG GAAACCGCTTTGAATCATGTTTGGATGTCTGGACTTCTTGGAGATGGGTTTGGGGCGACTCATGGTATGATGAAGAATGATCTCATATGGGTGGTTTCAAGAATGCAAGCTCAAATTGATCAGTATCCAATCTG GGGTGAGATACTGGAAATCGACACATGGGTTGGAGCGTCAGGGAAAAATGGAATGAGACGAGATTGGGAAATCAGAAGTCATACCACTGGCATTGTTTTCGCCAGAGCaacaag CACGTGGGTGATGATGAACCAGAAAACGCGAAAGCTATCAAAAATGCCAGATGTAGTCAGGGGTGAAATTTCACCATGGTTCATTGAAAAACAAGCCATCAAAGAAGAATCCCCTGAAAAAATAGACAAGTTGGATGACAATGCAAAATACGCTACCTCAGGCCTGCAG CCAAAAAGGAGCGATTTGGATATGAACAAACATGTAAACAACGTGAAGTACATTGGTTGGATGCTTGAG acAATCCCAGAGGAATACTTAGAGAACTATCATTTATCAAACATCATACTGGAGTATCGTAGAGAATGTGGGAGCTCGGACGTGGTTCAATCTCTTTGTGAACCCGAAGAAGTCGGGATCATCAAGGATGGAGTTCAAGACAATGAAAATAGAAATGTGATGGATAGGTGTTCAAATGGAGTTGAGGGTCTATTAAATTGCTTGATGAATGAAGGAACCATTAGGTTTACACACCTTGTGAAAGAGGAGGGAACATGTCAAGAAATTATTAGAGGAAAAACAACATGGAAGAAAAGGATCAATCTCCATTCATTTTCTGGCTGA